Part of the Anopheles gambiae chromosome 3, idAnoGambNW_F1_1, whole genome shotgun sequence genome is shown below.
ATTGTATTTACACAGTGCCTTTTTGTTTGGGAAGCGAAGGAGAGGCACCGATGTGTGTCAACCACCGTCGTTGTTCACTTGGTTGCCTTTCCTATTAACAGCAGAGAAAGGGCTAACCGGCGTGGAGATACTGTTCCATTTGACCCTTTCCAAACCGTCTGGTGTTATTTTTGATCATTTCTATACCGCAACACAaagggctgtgtgtgtgtgtctgtgtgtgtgggttttatttttaccctGCAAAGAATGTGCGACCCATTCTCCGGCAGGGCAGtggaaacattatttttgctCTCAGAAAACAATAGCCCGTTCCCTTTCattgtagcagcagcagcagagagtgtcgtttttgtttgaagtgattttatttatcactTCCGTTTGACACGTTTCGGTCCCACCCGGAGGGGTGGGAGGTGGTAGGGCCCACACAGACGCGATCGAAGGAGGTCGTGCCCGATGTCACCCTTGTAGCAAGCACAGTACAGTGCTGTTGCTGTACACGTCCTCGTACCACAATGGTGAGACTCGCTTGCAAACGGAAGGAAACGACACGGAGTCAACTGTCATGTTAATTATTTACACCCGAGGCACATGGCCACTAGGGGCATTTGGCCGGCTTTCTTGCACGGACCCAAAGAAGGGATGAGGAAACGCGTTTCTGCAGTTCAATCGTAGCCGAGCGGTACCGATCGGAAGGACAATAATGGTTCGAGCTTTTGTTCGTGAGGCGCTGCGACTTCACGGACCAGTGGCTAATTCCGATGGATGGTTCGGTGCAGAGACAAATCTCACGGGACACACCATTTGCCGCACTTTGTCGGATCGTTGTAGGAGGAGCGATGTTTGTGCGTCCGGTGTAGCAGCAATCATTTCCTTTCGCAAGTTCGCATTTACCAAAATTGGAATGTGGAACTGAGTGGTGGATAGATGGTTGGTAGTAGTTGGAAGTGGGTTGCTTTGGAAGGCGGAGTGAAAGTTTTGGAACAATTATCGAGAACAGACGGTACCCAGCGGTGGTGTCGAAGTGGCCGTCCGATGGTTGCGCATTGCTGGTGTTTTGGTGCTGGGTGGATTAATGCAGTGGAACCCCCGATTTCCCAAGATATTCTCGAAGGGATAATTGGACTTGGCAGGTTGGCAAATCGTTGTTCGGGAGGGATGGTGTGcgaaaatgtaaattaatttattgaaaCACAAAATACGATTACAGAAGCGTTAATTTGACGCCGCTAAATAATAGAAATTATGTGCCATTTGGGCTTAAAATGAAAGCTAGTTCATTGATTTTATACCAATTATGCTTCAATATTATCGATACCGTATGCCACTTACTGTCAAGTCTTATAGAACCACTTATAGCAATTCAAATATGACCATCGTTAAGGGGTAAATTACCTTCCTTCACTTGTCAAAGCTGATTACCTATTGAATTACTATTCCAATTCTTCTTTGTACAGAACGAAAGGTTTCAGAACAAAGCTTTCCTAGCCAAATGCAGCAAACAAAGAAACCTCTCCCGGGTGGGAAACGGAAATGAAAGACATCGAATCAAACGAAAGCACAAACAAGCTCTAGCTGAATTGAATGAATAATCGAAAAATGAAGGAGTGTAAATATTAACTTGATTGAAGCGACGCGCTTGAAGCAAAGGAGAGAAGACATTAAAAAACAGCTTCTGCTGTTGAGGTCTGAAAAAATAGCATGTTCCCCTCTGGTGGTTGAAAATTGAAACGAGCAAAACTAATTGACAGAACGGCTGAAAGCTGCAGACATCTATCGAAGCCGAAAAAGGGGGCGGGTAGGATAAAAAATCGTAGCGTTTTTGCTGGACGATAACGCGGACGAAGAGGAAATGTGGTAAAAAAAGGCGAATGGAAGTTTCGCTTCGCCCGGGGGGTTGATGTggcttttatttttccttttatcGATGGTTATCGATAGCGTGAAGGTGGTTAATAAAGCGTTGAATGGATTTCTTGGAAAAGCACAAGGCAACATGAATGGCTGCACAAAGAATCCTCTAGTGGAGGGAGTTTTTAAGGGTTGTGAGTTGAACTGGAGGGTTTGTGTTAATGATggcgatcgtttttttttctttaaggcactggaaaaaagaaacattagtCTAAAGCGGAAGCACGAATCATTAGGAGTCTAGAAAAGTTGGTGTGAAAATGAGCAATGTGTGTGATGTTTTACACGATCGTTTGAACACGCACTTAAGCCACTAAAACTAAAGCTGGCGTGTCGAAAAGCGTGTCtatctttttatgttttttgtagATGCTAAATGgtctctcacacacgcactttAATTTGCGCGAAAGAACGTGTTAATTGCTTTCCGTTGACTTGCTCGTCCGGGCGTTTGTATTTTCGGTGTGTAAAAGATCGCGTGAGTAGCGTGTGTTACATGGGCCCGTGCGGTCTTAGCAACCCACGGGAGACCCGTTCTGCTTCTGCTAGGCTTGCTAGTGGCATCTAGTGAACCTATCCGCGACGTCTGCACCGAACGCCCTGTTGCTATGGGCGCCTGTTGCGGTAGTAGTGGCGTACAGCGGTTTTGGGAGGCTAAAAAGGTGACAGCGCGCACCAAATGGCAATGGCACTCGTCGACGGaacaaagcataaaaaaaacttaccaaTTTTCGGGCCCAGATCCTTCGTCTTCACCTGGTTCATGCGGCGTGCCATCGGGCCAGAGCCGGGCATACCGATGCCACCTCCTTGACCTAGTCCGGCACGCGGGAAGCGTGAAGCGTTTATGTTTGTGGAGCAATTGCAAGCGCAGCAGTTgatgcgcagcagcagcaagagcgACAAAGCAAGGCGAAGGGTGTGTGTAAGAGCGATAAAGCAAAACGGGGAcgaaagacagagagacaaTTTTTGTAACGGCatctaaacacacacattagcGGTTAAGGTTGGGAAACTTACCGGCTGTGCGGGGTTGCCGTGGTTGCTCCACCGGCAGCACACGCCTTCGCTTCTTGGGCAGCTTGGCGCGGGCCTGCGTGTGCGAGTAGTACATCGCAAAGTTACTCACGATGACGGGCACGGGCAGGGCGATCGTCAGCACACCGGCCAGCGCACACAGTGCACCGACAAACATGCCGATGTACGTCTTCGGTGCCATATCACCGTACCCGACCGTGGTCATCGTGACCAGTGCCCACCACAGCCCGAGCGGGATGCTGTTGAAGTCGTTGTGTGGATTCGCCTGGATCCGCTCGGCATAGTACACCAGGCTGGCGAAGATCACGATGCCGAGCACGAGGAAAAACACCAGCAGCGTTAGCTCCTTGGCGGACGCACGAAACGTCTGGATCAGGATCTTGAGGCCGGACGAGTGGCGCGTCAGCTTGAACAGCCGCATGATGCGTATGATGGAGAAGAACTCGAGGATGTCCGCATTCTCCAGATGGGAGGCGAACCGCTGCAGCACCAGATCCACGTAGAAGCTGAGCGTCGCGATGTAGTCGATGATATTTACAGATGACGTGACAAACTCGCACTTGTTCGGCGAGGAGATAAAGCGTACCTGTGTGGTGGGTgcacatgtgtgtttgtgtgtgtgggggataaaaagaacattaaagcaagtattattttttgctgtttacTGAAAGCAGACAAGGTCCTCTCTCGAGGACCCGCTAACGATTCCCAAGTCCTGCTGAGGCGTTTTATTCCCTTTTTCCAAGCAATTTATGGTACGGTCTCACTCAGCGTGCGGTCCAACCGACGACACAGTGGTTTCTGTTGCGCCACCCGCTGTGAGCTTTACACTGCACTCGAACCCTTGGTGCTCGGTGCACCTCAACCTCAGCAAAGTCCGCTACTTTGTGGCTCGCCCTTactacacacacttacactagcAACTCTCGGCTCGTGCGACTCATTTACCACTAGCACGGTGAATGGATTCCACTGAAAAATGCCATCCAACCATTGTCAACAAGTGACAAGTTGTTACAGAGTGTCATTGTTCCAGCCGTTCGTCCCACTCGGGAACTGGGTAGCATGGTGTTTGTATGGTGTGTGCGAAATTACATTACactttcttctttcctttcgTCCACCTTCCAGCAGCCGGCGTGAGTAATGGTGCAACATACCACTCGGGCTCCGGGAAAATCTCTCTTTATTGCCTTCATCCATTGTCTTAAGGATTTGCGGTGTTCTGGCAGGAGAGTAAACTTTAGCTTTGCAGCCATTTTGCTTCCCGTGCTTCGTGGTGGGATGATCTGGCGGATTTCTTTCAATCCCGTCTTTTACTTGCGGTTTGTCGCAGTGTTTGCCTCATGCTGCCCGAAGTGGCTTAGAACACACAATTTAATGGCTCATTGCAGCGAGGACAGACGCTAGACGGCATTAGTCAACGGTGGAAGAAAGCGAGCCTTTTTTCCCTTTGATTTTTCTTATTAAACTTTCCCAAATCGGTTTTCTCTAACACATCCCCCGCACGAAGAATTTCCAATTCAACTTTACCAACCCCAAAAAAGCTGCAAACTCACGACGCATTCCCCCCGAGGTTGCTACTTACCAAAATTTCGAACGTGAACCACGCATTGCAGACACACTCGATGTAGAAGAACGCGACGTGAGCGTTCGTTTGCGTCTTGTCCAGCACCCAGGCCGTGCTGCCGTTCGCCGTCTTGACCGTGATGTTGCGTATGACCGGCACCCGCATGTCCGGGTGCGTCTTCAGGCAGAAGGACAGGATGGAGACGCAGATGAAAAACACCGATATCACACCGATTATCTGCGGGGGAGTGAGGGATGGGGAAGTTAGGAGAACGAACGTGTGCGTAAGGCGTCACTGGATGGCGTTAATCACCCCGGCCGGCATACGTACCTTGGCAGCGTTGGAGCTGTACGGTTCATCGAACAGCGACCACATTTGCGGTTTCATGTGCTGCCACCAGGAAACCGTACCCTTTAGATAATCGTCCTCGTAACCGAATTTCCTAGCTAGCTCCTCCTCCGTCGGTTTCTCCGTATCGAGATCGAGCCGTTCCAGCACGGCGAGCGTTTCCTGCGTATCACGATGCTGCGGAAGGAtgggcaaagaaaaaaaaacaagaacacatCATGTAGAAGGTGGCTAGTATGCGATTGTGTGCGAGTGAGAGTGTGTTGCGAAGTGGTAGAATGGAATTAATTATGCATCGATTTCGGGTAAACAAACTTAGGCTCGAGCCTTTGGGGAGTTCGCTCTTCACACTGCAGCGGCTCTCATGCGCACGGTCGAATCGATACGAgacgatgatggtgttgtttggtgttttttatcgtattttaGCAACCACACGCTTGCCCTTTTCGATAGGAAGCTGTGGTGAACTGGCTTCGAAGTTGTTGGAGTTGTTGCGCAATGATACTCTCCCGTAGGGCAGTTCGATTCGATTAGCTTGATTCGGTTTGAAGGGAGA
Proteins encoded:
- the LOC1277771 gene encoding potassium voltage-gated channel protein Shaw isoform X1 — encoded protein: MNIMDSENRVVLNVGGIRHETYKATLKKIPATRLSRLTEALANYDPILNEYFFDRHPGVFAQVLNYYRTGKLHYPTDVCGPLFEEELEFWGLDSNQVEPCCWMTYTQHRDTQETLAVLERLDLDTEKPTEEELARKFGYEDDYLKGTVSWWQHMKPQMWSLFDEPYSSNAAKIIGVISVFFICVSILSFCLKTHPDMRVPVIRNITVKTANGSTAWVLDKTQTNAHVAFFYIECVCNAWFTFEILVRFISSPNKCEFVTSSVNIIDYIATLSFYVDLVLQRFASHLENADILEFFSIIRIMRLFKLTRHSSGLKILIQTFRASAKELTLLVFFLVLGIVIFASLVYYAERIQANPHNDFNSIPLGLWWALVTMTTVGYGDMAPKTYIGMFVGALCALAGVLTIALPVPVIVSNFAMYYSHTQARAKLPKKRRRVLPVEQPRQPRTAGQGGGIGMPGSGPMARRMNQVKTKDLGPKIGPIGASIVAMCPKNVGLHTNPALAMCKPTFEVRPPSIVPTPMMLVPRDSTYKPTVTTPTANSGTGGLTITALANATSTNNNSTTTVNNNNSKNSANSNNGTGGKTIANSNSQSSIVKSASGQLANSVLKSNGTTAKEANGEEKSFL
- the LOC1277771 gene encoding potassium voltage-gated channel protein Shaw isoform X3 translates to MNIMDSENRVVLNVGGIRHETYKATLKKIPATRLSRLTEALANYDPILNEYFFDRHPGVFAQVLNYYRTGKLHYPTDVCGPLFEEELEFWGLDSNQVEPCCWMTYTQHRDTQETLAVLERLDLDTEKPTEEELARKFGYEDDYLKGTVSWWQHMKPQMWSLFDEPYSSNAAKIIGVISVFFICVSILSFCLKTHPDMRVPVIRNITVKTANGSTAWVLDKTQTNAHVAFFYIECVCNAWFTFEILVRFISSPNKCEFVTSSVNIIDYIATLSFYVDLVLQRFASHLENADILEFFSIIRIMRLFKLTRHSSGLKILIQTFRASAKELTLLVFFLVLGIVIFASLVYYAERIQANPHNDFNSIPLGLWWALVTMTTVGYGDMAPKTYIGMFVGALCALAGVLTIALPVPVIVSNFAMYYSHTQARAKLPKKRRRVLPVEQPRQPRTAGQGGGIGMPGSGPMARRMNQVKTKDLGPKIEQTKRRISNAMNLVKVNTKLSRD
- the LOC1277771 gene encoding potassium voltage-gated channel protein Shaw isoform X4, encoding MNIMDSENRVVLNVGGIRHETYKATLKKIPATRLSRLTEALANYDPILNEYFFDRHPGVFAQVLNYYRTGKLHYPTDVCGPLFEEELEFWGLDSNQVEPCCWMTYTQHRDTQETLAVLERLDLDTEKPTEEELARKFGYEDDYLKGTVSWWQHMKPQMWSLFDEPYSSNAAKIIGVISVFFICVSILSFCLKTHPDMRVPVIRNITVKTANGSTAWVLDKTQTNAHVAFFYIECVCNAWFTFEILVRFISSPNKCEFVTSSVNIIDYIATLSFYVDLVLQRFASHLENADILEFFSIIRIMRLFKLTRHSSGLKILIQTFRASAKELTLLVFFLVLGIVIFASLVYYAERIQANPHNDFNSIPLGLWWALVTMTTVGYGDMAPKTYIGMFVGALCALAGVLTIALPVPVIVSNFAMYYSHTQARAKLPKKRRRVLPVEQPRQPRTAGQGGGIGMPGSGPMARRMNQVKTKDLGPKIDAASAYIGKAGGKMAQLL
- the LOC1277771 gene encoding potassium voltage-gated channel protein Shaw isoform X2; protein product: MNIMDSENRVVLNVGGIRHETYKATLKKIPATRLSRLTEALANYDPILNEYFFDRHPGVFAQVLNYYRTGKLHYPTDVCGPLFEEELEFWGLDSNQVEPCCWMTYTQHRDTQETLAVLERLDLDTEKPTEEELARKFGYEDDYLKGTVSWWQHMKPQMWSLFDEPYSSNAAKIIGVISVFFICVSILSFCLKTHPDMRVPVIRNITVKTANGSTAWVLDKTQTNAHVAFFYIECVCNAWFTFEILVRFISSPNKCEFVTSSVNIIDYIATLSFYVDLVLQRFASHLENADILEFFSIIRIMRLFKLTRHSSGLKILIQTFRASAKELTLLVFFLVLGIVIFASLVYYAERIQANPHNDFNSIPLGLWWALVTMTTVGYGDMAPKTYIGMFVGALCALAGVLTIALPVPVIVSNFAMYYSHTQARAKLPKKRRRVLPVEQPRQPRTAGPIGASIVAMCPKNVGLHTNPALAMCKPTFEVRPPSIVPTPMMLVPRDSTYKPTVTTPTANSGTGGLTITALANATSTNNNSTTTVNNNNSKNSANSNNGTGGKTIANSNSQSSIVKSASGQLANSVLKSNGTTAKEANGEEKSFL